The DNA segment TTAGGTCAATCTTATTAAATAGGAATATATGTAGTCGAGGGATGTTTATGTAAGTATATATCGTCTACTGAATTATGTCAATAGCTAAAAGATTAATATGcatctaacaaaaaaaaatttaatggtATCATATACACGGGGTAATAGAACTAAATTTAAACAAAATTAGTCAACTTAATTACCTAATTGATATTGaactctttatatataatttgttttcttccataaaaatatatacgaGGTTAAATGAGGTAAAAGATGAAGCTAAGTGAATATATTAAAaacacgaaaaaaaaaacatttaaatGAGCCATATTCTCTAGGCCATGAATTTATAGCATTTTTCTCCACCAAAATAGCTAAAAGATTTATTTATCAATTCCCTTGCAATGCACATGTATTCATCTAGTTAAAAATCgttaaaaaaaagtgtggCAGAATTTTTGTTGGGGTGGGTGGGGTTGGTTTTGGTGGTTGGGGGTGGCCAGCAGCGAGCCACcgtcgctctctctctcttccgaTTCCCTTCTGTTATCGGCGGAGGCCCCCTGTTctctgcctctctctctccttgaAAAGAGACGAACATGAGAAGATATATACAGGGAGCTGGTTGAATTAATTCTGGTCGTTCTCTAGCTTCCATAGAATAGTTGATCGAGGAGTTAACTACTGGGAAAATGATTTtggtctcttttttttttggaataagACAAAAATTCCCATTGTGGGTTGGGCCGGAAAAAATCGCaccttattattttatttgggaCAATTAGTCCCCCTGTGGTTTGCTCCGTTAGACATAGGGGTTacggcgttaattttttttttccattttcaatcttcaatctttagccttttaatcattttgatcctaaatctttttcttttatcattcacaTCCTGAACTTTTCatcttgtttcattttagtcctataacGAAAAATTGAAAGGGGAAGGGGTTGAGGCCGCCAATCTGCGACCTCGAACCCTCCACCGAGGGTGCCGGTTGGCAGCCCCGTCCCCAAATTGACCGGGGACCTCGAGTTAGAGTCCTCGGTCAATTCAGGGTCGGGGCCTCCAATTGGCTATCTCGACCCCTCCACTGAGGGCGCCGGCGTCCTCTGTGGGTGTCGGCGACCTTAGTGGAGGGCTCAGGGTCGCCGATTTGTGGCTCCAACCTCGAATCGACCAGGGACCTCGAGTCGGAGTCCCCGGTTGATTCGGGgtcggggccgccaatcgacgaccccgacccctccaccgaggtcgtcAGCGTCCTCTCTGGGTGCCGGCGCTCTTGGTGGAGGGTTCGGGGCCGCCAATCCCCGACCCCCTCCCCCTTCGATTTTTCgttataggactaaaatgaaacaaaatgaaaagttgaggatatgaatgataaaagaaaaagatttatgatcaaaatgattaaaagactAAAGATTGGGgattgaaaatggaaaaaaaaaattaacgccgtAACCCCTCATGTCTAACGGAGCAAACCATAGGGGGGCTAATTGTTCCAAACAAAATAACAAGGGGCGATTTGTCCCGATCCCAAACCACAATGGagatttttgtcttttttccttttttttaaagtagCTAATAAAATAGACTGCCACCATATATCGTGTCTCCACCGGCACAAAGTTTGTAGCAGTTGGACTGTGGAATCAGATggggaaattatttttaattggatGATTAAAGGATTGTGGGTTTATGGGGACAAGGTTTTAATTTAGGAGTTGGGGGACGGGCAATGAAATCAAATAAGATGGAATGAGGATGAGGGATTGGTGGGTCGGCAGCAGCACTACTTTTTTGGCGTACGCTTGCTGTTGTGAAAATTTACAGAAAATACTTTAATAGTAACATGACGACagtttataattaattttgttagGTCTACATGTTAAAGCTTTAATTGTAATATTATCTTCTATGTCGCAGGGTTCACCATGTATTGAAGCCATTTGTCTAGAGTTTCCACATTTGGAGGTTGAACATAGGCGTCTTACTGACCAAAACTTTAGAAACATGTCCGCTTTGAGGTTCCTTGAAATAGATGGTGCTGCCCTTGATGGGGATTTCCGGAACCTGTTTACAAAGTTGAGATACCTTTGTTGGCGATATGGGGGGCAAGCGTGTGAGCCAACCAACTTAGATTTAAAAAGCCTGGTTGTTCTTGATCTATCAGGCAGCTTGGTCACGCATGATTGGAGATGCTGGAGCCTCATGCAGGTAATGATAAATGAACGTAGAATTTGATATGTTTTATCATTTAGAAATACAAGAAAGATAAGATAGTTATAACTTTACACTTTTTTCTACAGACTGCATCGAAGCTTAAAGTTCTTATTTTGGAGGAATGTCACCTATTAACATCAACCCCAGACTTCTCATTGTTTCCAAAGCTGCCTAATCTATCAAACTTAAAAGCATTGAGAGAGATGAATGCAGGAGGATGTCAAAAGCTGCGAGAACTTGAAGGACTTGGTGGGTTGGTAGATTTGGAAGAGTTGTCTATTAGAGGATGTactaaaattgaaaagctGCCTAATCTATCAAACTTAAAAGCATTGAGAGAGCTGAATGCAGGAGGATGTCAAAAGCTGCGAGAACTTGAAGGACTTGGTGGGTTGGTAGCTTTGGAAGAGTTGTCTATTGGAGGATGTactaaaattgaaaagctGCCTAATCTGTCAAACTTAAAAGCATTGAGAGAGATGTATGCAGGAGGATGTCAAAAGCTGCGAGAACTTGAAGGACTTGGTGGGTTGGTAGCCTTGGAAGTGTTGTCTATTGAAGGATGTACTGAAATTGAAAAGCTGCCTAATCTATCAAGCTTAAAAGCATTGAGAGAGATGTATGCAGGAGGATGTCAAAAACTGCGAGAACTTGAAGGACTTGGTGGGTTGGTAGCTTTGGAAAAGTTGAATATTGAAGGAtgtattgaaattgaaaaactaTCTAATCTAACAAGCTTAAAAGCATTTAGAGAGATGTATGCAGGAGGATGTCAAAAGCTGCGAGAACTTGAAGGACTTGGTGGGTTGGTAGCTTTGGAAAAGTTGAATGTTGAAGGATGTACTGAAATTGAAAAGCTGCCTAATCTATCAGACTTAAAAGCATTGAGAGAGATGTATGCAGGAGGATGTCAAAAGCTGCGAGAACTTGAAGGACTTGGTGGGTTGGTAGCTTTGGAAAAGTTGAATATTGAAGGAtgtgctgaaattaaaaagCTGCCTAATCTATCAGACTTAAAAGCATTGAGAGAGATGTATGCAGGAGGATGTCAAAAGCTGCGAGAACTTGAAGGACTTGGTGGGTTGGTAGCTTTGGAAAAGTTGAATATTGAAGGAtgtgctgaaattaaaaagCTGCCTAATCTATCAGACTTAAAAGCACTGAGAGAGATGTATGCAGGAGGATGTCAAAAGCTGCGAGAACTTGAAGGACTTGGTGGGTTGGTAGCTTTGGAAAAGTTGAATATTGAAGGAtgtattgaaattgaaaagctGCCTAATCTATCAGACTTAAAAGCATTTAGAGAGATGTATGCAGGAGGATGTCAAAAGCTGCGAGAACTTGAAGGACTTGGTGGGTTGGTAGCTTTGGAAAAGTTGAATGTTGAAGGATGTACTGAAATTAAAAAACTGCCTAATCTATCAGACTTAAAAGCATTGAGAGAGATGTATGCAGGAGGATGTCAAAAGCTGCGAGAACTTGAAGGACTTGGTGGGTTGGTAGCTTTGGAAAAGTTGAATATTGAAGGATGTACTGAAATTAAAAAGCTGCCTAATCTATCAGACCTAAAAGCATGGAGAGAGATGTATGCAGGAGGATGTCAAAAGCTGCGAGAACTTGAAGGACTTGGTGGGTTGGTAGCTTTGGAAAAGTTGAATATTGAAGGATGTATTGAAATTGAAACGCTGCCTAATCTAACAAACTTAAAAGCATGGAGAGAGATGTATGCAGGAGGATGTCAAAAGCTGCGAGAACTTGAAGGACTTGGTGGGTTGGTAGCTTTGGAAAAGTTGAATATTGAAGGATGTACTGAAATTGAAAAGCTGCCTGATCTATCAAACTTAAAAGCTTTGAGAAAGATGAATGTAGGAGGATGTCAAAAGCTGCGAGAACTTGAAGGACTTAGTGGGTTGGTAGCTTTGGAAGAGTTGGATGTTGAAGGATGTACTGAAATTGAAAAGCTGCCTGATCTATCAAACTTAAAAGCTTTGAGAAAGATGAATGTAGGAGGATGTCAAAAGCTGCGAGAACTTGAAGGACTTAGTGGGTTGGTAGCTTTGGAAGAGTTGGATGTTGAAGGATGtactgaaattgaaaagatGAATGCTCGAGGATGTCAAAAGCTGCGACAACTTGAAGGACTTGGGGGGTTGGTAGCTTTGGAAGAGTTGGATGTTGAAGAAtgtattgaaattgaaaagctATCTAATCTATCAAACTTAAAAGCTTTGAGAAAGATAAATGCACGAGGATGTCAAAAGCTGCGAGAACTTGAAGGACTTGGTGGGTTGGTAGCTTTGGAAGAGTTGGATGTCGAA comes from the Punica granatum isolate Tunisia-2019 unplaced genomic scaffold, ASM765513v2 Contig00515, whole genome shotgun sequence genome and includes:
- the LOC116190965 gene encoding TMV resistance protein N-like is translated as MLCGIKSPPHTHQIRSDCRSLDLRSQTTAMAASDAAAKRRSLNEGLADPKLQQSSTGISSSSSGSRPSPSYGRGYEVFLSFRGADTRDGFTDFLYTSLRDAGVDVFRDNEELHVGEEIGPQLLDRIERSKISIPIFSKNYASSKWCLREFACMMECRKRMKQTVLPIFYDVTPNEVQHPEKGIYAEAFSKHVEDSKRDPRIDVRKWREALEEVGTLKGWDLQNETNGHQGQLIKLVVGRVLSDLKKGHLILTEKFVRVDDKKRAVMRLLEVGNEDVRTIGVFGMGGIGKTTLAKVIYNEIMDYFDSCSFLKDIRATVLHLGGLKCLQNQLAADLSRCKDQDFTTTDEGMDELQRRFREKKVLVVLDDVDDSNQLKELASVAWFGPGSRVIVTTRNKNALGLTPEELQYEVEEMNPVWSMELFCKHAFRSDSPTVELRALSDAIVNTTGGLPLALEVIGSYLCGKGKVIWKETLKKLKEKPHMKVQEKLRISYDSLELEQQKIFLDIACHFIGKDRRVAIHMWEDCKFYPESGLDELILRSLIKIGGDNTFWMHDQLRDLGRAIVQQEDEKEPGNRSRLWNNEEALSVLQEKKGSPCIEAICLEFPHLEVEHRRLTDQNFRNMSALRFLEIDGAALDGDFRNLFTKLRYLCWRYGGQACEPTNLDLKSLVVLDLSGSLVTHDWRCWSLMQTASKLKVLILEECHLLTSTPDFSLFPKLPNLSNLKALREMNAGGCQKLRELEGLGGLVDLEELSIRGCTKIEKLPNLSNLKALRELNAGGCQKLRELEGLGGLVALEELSIGGCTKIEKLPNLSNLKALREMYAGGCQKLRELEGLGGLVALEVLSIEGCTEIEKLPNLSSLKALREMYAGGCQKLRELEGLGGLVALEKLNIEGCIEIEKLSNLTSLKAFREMYAGGCQKLRELEGLGGLVALEKLNVEGCTEIEKLPNLSDLKALREMYAGGCQKLRELEGLGGLVALEKLNIEGCAEIKKLPNLSDLKALREMYAGGCQKLRELEGLGGLVALEKLNIEGCAEIKKLPNLSDLKALREMYAGGCQKLRELEGLGGLVALEKLNIEGCIEIEKLPNLSDLKAFREMYAGGCQKLRELEGLGGLVALEKLNVEGCTEIKKLPNLSDLKALREMYAGGCQKLRELEGLGGLVALEKLNIEGCTEIKKLPNLSDLKAWREMYAGGCQKLRELEGLGGLVALEKLNIEGCIEIETLPNLTNLKAWREMYAGGCQKLRELEGLGGLVALEKLNIEGCTEIEKLPDLSNLKALRKMNVGGCQKLRELEGLSGLVALEELDVEGCTEIEKLPDLSNLKALRKMNVGGCQKLRELEGLSGLVALEELDVEGCTEIEKMNARGCQKLRQLEGLGGLVALEELDVEECIEIEKLSNLSNLKALRKINARGCQKLRELEGLGGLVALEELDVEGCTEIEKLSNLSNLKALKKMNARRCEKL